A genomic window from Phoenix dactylifera cultivar Barhee BC4 unplaced genomic scaffold, palm_55x_up_171113_PBpolish2nd_filt_p 000312F, whole genome shotgun sequence includes:
- the LOC120105573 gene encoding cytochrome P450 704C1-like isoform X1: protein MVETREPLNLAKSAMDFLSFKYSITLIATAIACLCLHFFIKATRKKRYPPLTGTFFHQLLYFSTIRDYHTDLAARFKTFRLFSPTRSLIYTVDPAIVEYILRTNYTNYGKGSYNYNNLKDLLGDGIFAVDGEKWRHQRKLASYEFTTKNLRDFSSDVFRSNASRLSLIISKAANSNQAMDIQDLFMKSTLDSIFKIGFGEELDTLSGLSEEGNSFAKAFDDSSDLILWRYVDIFWKIKRFLGVGSEAELKKNIRVIDGFAYKLIHSKTQSMSKQQNDTMKKEDILSRFLVQKTKDPKNLNDQYLRDIILNFIIAGRDTTAVTLSWFFYMLCKHPSLQEKLAQEIKEATKTNDSISIADFPSRLTDEALDKMQYLHAALTETLRIYPAIPEDPKICFSDDTLPGGFDVKKGDMVCFLPYSMGRMKFLWGVDAQVFRPERWLDENGVFRPKNPFKFTAFQAGPRICLGKEFAYRQMKIFAAVLIHFFTFMLSDERKDVKYKSTITLRIDQGLHLLAYQREPMASSNDPSM from the exons ATGGTAGAAACTAGAGAACCTCTCAATCTTGCAAAGAGTGCCATGGATTTCCTCTCCTTCAAGTATTCGATCACTCTTATAGCCACTGCCATAGCCTGCCTTTGTCTCCACTTCTTCATCAAGGCTACAAGAAAGAAGCGATATCCCCCACTCACAGGCACCTTCTTCCATCAACTCTTATACTTCAGCACTATCCGCGACTACCATACAGACCTTGCAGCTCGGTTCAAAACTTTCAGGCTCTTCTCCCCAACTCGTAGCTTGATTTACACCGTTGACCCTGCCATCGTTGAATACATACTAAGAACCAACTACACAAACTATGGAAAG GGGTCTTACAATTATAACAACCTCAAAGATTTGCTGGGTGATGGGATTTTTGCTGTAGATGGTGAGAAGTGGCGCCACCAAAGAAAGCTGGCAAGCTATGAGTTCACCACCAAGAATTTGAGGGACTTCAGTAGTGATGTTTTCAGAAGCAATGCCTCCAGACTCTCTCTGATAATTTCCAAGGCCGCAAATTCCAACCAAGCCATGGACATCCAG GATTTGTTCATGAAATCTACACTAGATTCCATATTCAAAATTGGGTTTGGTGAAGAACTGGATACTCTGTCGGGTTTAAGCGAAGAGGGGAATAGCTTTGCAAAGGCATTCGATGATTCAAGCGATCTAATCCTGTGGCGCTATGTGGATATTTTCTGGAAAATTAAGAGATTTCTAGGCGTTGGATCAGAAGCAGagctgaagaaaaacatcagagTGATCGACGGCTTTGCGTACAAACTGATTCACAGCAAAACACAGTCTATGTCTAAGCAACAAAATGACACT ATGAAGAAAGAGGATATCTTGTCAAGGTTTCTGGTGCAGAAGACGAAGGACCCGAAGAATTTGAATGATCAGTACCTTAGAGACATAATATTGAACTTCATAATTGCTGGGAGAGACACGACGGCGGTCACTCTTTCTTGGTTCTTCTACATGCTTTGCAAGCATCCATCTCTGCAAGAAAAGCTTGCTCAAGAAATAAAGGAAGCAACCAAAACAAATGACAGCATATCGATTGCAGATTTTCCCTCCAGGTTGACTGACGAGGCACTTGACAAGATGCAGTATCTCCATGCAGCTCTGACTGAGACACTGAGGATATATCCTGCTATCCCTGAG GACCCAAAGATTTGTTTCTCTGATGACACTCTGCCGGGTGGATTCGATGTAAAGAAAGGGGACATGGTATGCTTTCTACCTTATTCGATGGGGAGAATGAAATTCCTGTGGGGGGTGGATGCACAAGTTTTCCGTCCGGAGAGATGgcttgatgaaaatggggttTTCCGACCTAAGAACCCCTTCAAATTCACTGCCTTTCAG GCTGGTCCACGAATTTGTTTGGGAAAGGAATTTGCATACAGGCAGATGAAGATCTTTGCAGCAGTCCTCATCCACTTCTTCACATTTATGCTGAGTGATGAGAGAAAGGATGTCAAATATAAGAGCACGATAACTCTTAGAATCGATCAGGGACTCCATCTTTTAGCCTACCAAAGAGAACCGATGGCTTCTTCAAATGATCCTTCTATGTAA
- the LOC120105573 gene encoding cytochrome P450 704C1-like isoform X2 codes for MVETREPLNLAKSAMDFLSFKYSITLIATAIACLCLHFFIKATRKKRYPPLTGTFFHQLLYFSTIRDYHTDLAARFKTFRLFSPTRSLIYTVDPAIVEYILRTNYTNYGKGSYNYNNLKDLLGDGIFAVDGEKWRHQRKLASYEFTTKNLRDFSSDVFRSNASRLSLIISKAANSNQAMDIQDLFMKSTLDSIFKIGFGEELDTLSGLSEEGNSFAKAFDDSSDLILWRYVDIFWKIKRFLGVGSEAELKKNIRVIDGFAYKLIHSKTQSMSKQQNDTMKKEDILSRFLVQKTKDPKNLNDQYLRDIILNFIIAGRDTTAVTLSWFFYMLCKHPSLQEKLAQEIKEATKTNDSISIADFPSRLTDEALDKMQYLHAALTETLRIYPAIPEDPKICFSDDTLPGGFDVKKGDMVCFLPYSMGRMKFLWGVDAQVFRPERWLDENGVFRPKNPFKFTAFQACSSLN; via the exons ATGGTAGAAACTAGAGAACCTCTCAATCTTGCAAAGAGTGCCATGGATTTCCTCTCCTTCAAGTATTCGATCACTCTTATAGCCACTGCCATAGCCTGCCTTTGTCTCCACTTCTTCATCAAGGCTACAAGAAAGAAGCGATATCCCCCACTCACAGGCACCTTCTTCCATCAACTCTTATACTTCAGCACTATCCGCGACTACCATACAGACCTTGCAGCTCGGTTCAAAACTTTCAGGCTCTTCTCCCCAACTCGTAGCTTGATTTACACCGTTGACCCTGCCATCGTTGAATACATACTAAGAACCAACTACACAAACTATGGAAAG GGGTCTTACAATTATAACAACCTCAAAGATTTGCTGGGTGATGGGATTTTTGCTGTAGATGGTGAGAAGTGGCGCCACCAAAGAAAGCTGGCAAGCTATGAGTTCACCACCAAGAATTTGAGGGACTTCAGTAGTGATGTTTTCAGAAGCAATGCCTCCAGACTCTCTCTGATAATTTCCAAGGCCGCAAATTCCAACCAAGCCATGGACATCCAG GATTTGTTCATGAAATCTACACTAGATTCCATATTCAAAATTGGGTTTGGTGAAGAACTGGATACTCTGTCGGGTTTAAGCGAAGAGGGGAATAGCTTTGCAAAGGCATTCGATGATTCAAGCGATCTAATCCTGTGGCGCTATGTGGATATTTTCTGGAAAATTAAGAGATTTCTAGGCGTTGGATCAGAAGCAGagctgaagaaaaacatcagagTGATCGACGGCTTTGCGTACAAACTGATTCACAGCAAAACACAGTCTATGTCTAAGCAACAAAATGACACT ATGAAGAAAGAGGATATCTTGTCAAGGTTTCTGGTGCAGAAGACGAAGGACCCGAAGAATTTGAATGATCAGTACCTTAGAGACATAATATTGAACTTCATAATTGCTGGGAGAGACACGACGGCGGTCACTCTTTCTTGGTTCTTCTACATGCTTTGCAAGCATCCATCTCTGCAAGAAAAGCTTGCTCAAGAAATAAAGGAAGCAACCAAAACAAATGACAGCATATCGATTGCAGATTTTCCCTCCAGGTTGACTGACGAGGCACTTGACAAGATGCAGTATCTCCATGCAGCTCTGACTGAGACACTGAGGATATATCCTGCTATCCCTGAG GACCCAAAGATTTGTTTCTCTGATGACACTCTGCCGGGTGGATTCGATGTAAAGAAAGGGGACATGGTATGCTTTCTACCTTATTCGATGGGGAGAATGAAATTCCTGTGGGGGGTGGATGCACAAGTTTTCCGTCCGGAGAGATGgcttgatgaaaatggggttTTCCGACCTAAGAACCCCTTCAAATTCACTGCCTTTCAG GCTTGCTCAAGCTTGAATTAG